One Oryza sativa Japonica Group chromosome 8, ASM3414082v1 DNA window includes the following coding sequences:
- the LOC136351512 gene encoding uncharacterized protein, with product MSGIKKIHNQLAYNMEVYINATKYIIDEITIRDLSMINDDMIIGLRFLQQSVQTTVIHEQGITFIPYQNTVPYISEVRKRGGTSPSPKPDKLDNLEVPNLESEERINEYELSENIDNYSFSSYLPKSIELPGKTSWEDRYLLKATKDFEYICREMASQKSEWLTNMSSWRLPQLPRGHGERFNHNFRITELQQGLLNLLWQTKNKKEKAHALNGLAYYFKNFVPSDQKITEKRAKMQDIPHHEERLLDYREEKSRDGQDKLLMEVEQSMATDKNTKVFSDKILISADPASSMVAFHININNLLQSFPHNKPSSSTKRHDIIPQTPYILHNHPNLFLPQYILRTQPKAPCRSCAYKDSCKKKLKSQNPMSTTYENLQPRLSFKTEQTLSCFGQDILDLVWQKFKERQMKIFLGLQDYFFDLLEGRERNPAIRVIIYMLPLLRLDNQAISDPSYRFLVLKAEINLQRFRNLPTYNHEEISLQTIIDHGLVNSIYATLDQILQSDLGNAVKDVCRRLGHGRYRIIFSSIPPKFTPPVRPAIHYIYIMKGQFNFQEDGLSKLSDEEEEIYTTVANHENWRLFSEAAEIEEAITTDYEYQLVFQNKITRIFISKFYNQSYEYFKGAGRIIKPDFGNECSKKSYYRNLAQWFQKTEPSEIDTVQSAPMIINEDNE from the coding sequence atgtccggaataaagaaaattcataatcagttagcttataatatggaggtttacattaatgcaactaaatatataatagatgagattacaataagagatttgtcaatgattaatgatgacatgataattggcctaaggttccttcaacaatcagtacaaaccacagtaatacatgagcaaggaattacttttatcccatatcaaaatactgttccatatatctcagaggtacgaaagcgtggtggaaCCTCCCCCTCCCCAAAACCCGAcaaactcgacaacttagaagtacccaatcttgagtctgaagaaagaattaatgaatatgagcttagtgagaatatagacaactattCTTTCTcatcatatcttccaaaatctATAGAATTGCCAGGTAAGACATCATGGGAAGATAGATATTTATTAAAAGCTACTAAAGATTTTGAATATATATGCAGGGAAATGGCTTCACAGAAGTCTGAATGGCTCACAAATATGAGTTCATGGAGACTGCCCCAACTGCCCAGAGGCCATGGAGAACGATTTAATCACAATTTCAGAATAACAGAGCTACAACAAGGGTTATTAAATCTTTTGtggcaaacaaaaaacaaaaaagaaaaagctcatGCCTTAAATGGCTTGGCatattatttcaaaaatttcgtGCCCTCAGATCAAAAGATAACAGAAAAAAGGGCTAAAATGCAAGATATCCCTCATCATGAAGAAAGGTTACTAGATTATCGCGAGGAGAAATCCCGTGATGGCCAAGATAAACTTCTCATGGAAGTCGAACAATCTATGGCAACAGATAAGAATACCAAGGTATTCTCAGATAAGATTTTGATCTCAGCAGATCCTGCTTCGAGCATGGTTGCTTTCCACATAAATATCAATAACCTATTGCAATCTTTCCCACATAATAAACCATCATCATCCACAAAAAGGCATGATATCATTCCCCAAACACCATACATACTGCATAATCATCCTAATTTATTCCTTCCACAATATATACTCCGGACTCAGCCAAAAGCACCATGTAGATCTTGTGCCTACAAAGATTCTTGCAAAAAGAAACTTAAAAGCCAAAATCCCATGAGTACTACATACGAAAATCTCCAACCCAGATTAAGCTTCAAAACGGAACAAACTTTATCCTGCTTTGGGCAAGACATCCTCGATCTTGTTTGGCAAAAGTTTAAGGAgagacaaatgaaaatattccTTGGACTCCAAGATTATTTCTTTGATCTTTtagaagggagagaaagaaacccAGCCATACGAGTAATCATATATATGCTCCCTCTCTTAAGACTAGATAATCAGGCAATTTCTGACCCATCCTATAGATTCCTGGTTCTCAAAGCTGAGATAAATCTTCAAAGATTCCGGAACCTACCCACATACAACCATGAAGAAATATCTCTCCAAACCATTATAGATCATGGTCTTGTGAATTCCATATATGCAACCCTCGATCAGATCCTTCAATCTGATTTAGGAAATGCTGTGAAAGATGTCTGCAGGAGACTTGGACATGGAAGATACAGGATTATCTTCTCCTCAATACCACCAAAATTCACACCACCTGTTCGTCCAgcaattcattatatatatatcatgaaggGACAATTTAATTTTCAAGAAGACGGTCTTAGCAAACTAtcggatgaagaggaagaaataTATACAACAGTTGCTAATCATGAAAATTGGAGATTATTTTCTGAAGCTGCAGAAATTGAAGAAGCTATCACCACAGATTATGAATATCAGCTGGTTTTCCAAAACAAGATCACAAGGATTTTTATCAGCAAATTCTACAACCAAAGTTATGAATACTTCAAGGGAGCAGGGCGCATAATTAAACCGGATTTTGGAAATGAATGCTCCAAGAAAAGTTACTACAGAAACCTGGCTCAGTGGTTTCAGAAAACAGAGCCATCAGAGATTGACACGGTACAATCAGCACCAATGATAATCAACGAAGATAATGAATAA